ATTCTGTGTACCAGCTGTTGATAAGTGAGAGGTAGAAGAGCCACCTTCCTGAGGCTCTCTCAGCCTTGTATCTTTGCATTCTGCTGGTACTTCCTCCTATTTGCTCCGAAGGAGGCAAAGACGCCCTTCTCAAGATCTCTCAGTATGGAAAAGTCATTTCACTTTCCTGGTCTTTTTAGCCCTGTTAGGAAGGACTTCTTGAAGCCTATTCTTCTTCATAACATCCAAGCTCTGTTCTTTCTAAGGCCTTCCTACGTCTTTACAACTTCTTGGTTCTTTCAGATACCTTTTCTGAGCCAACCCTACCAGCCCAAGAGTAACTGTGGATCAGACAGTTCCCGTCTACCCTTCACCAAACCAGGCAGGTTGACTATCCCTGAACAGAGAATGAGCCTTGATGGGCAAGGGGTAGGGAACAGTTTATTTTAAGGCACATTCTAAAGATTTCCCCCGAcctcccaaattaaaaaataaaatcttgaaaaaaaaaaaagtgattcatcTCCCAGGTTCCATCCAGTCTTCTAAGTAAAGCCCTTTCTTTAGTCCCTGGATTCTCAAAGCAGTTCTTTTCCTTTACCACAACGCACTTCACCAGTGGAGGTGACCAGCAGGAAGAGCTGAAACAAGGTTTCTTTGGTAGTATGTTGGCATTAAGGTGCCCAGTGGTCAGGTGAACTCCCTCAGGTTTGTAGAAGTTGATAGTTCCTGTCTTGCTCCTGGGGGTATTTCCAGAAAAGCCAGAAGCGAATGAAGCTGGTGAGGATTCCTGGAAGGTTGGGCACCTGAAATCACAAGGGCTGCTATGAGGAGAGGAGCTGATTTTCCACCTCGTACACCTGTCACCCCGCCCCTGTTCTGCTTACCACAATGTAGGGATCTTTTAGTCGAAACCCATAGAACGTCCAGGAGGCAGAGGTGAGGAGGGTGGCAATGGTGAGTGAAAGGGAGAGACGTTGGGTCGATTTAGTACGAATGACCTTGGCCTGTGGGAAAGGATGAAGGACACTCCTAGCAAGGCACATAGTAAATCTCCCACCTTGCCTAAGAATTTcctcagaaaaaaagtaaaacgtCCTCCCTGATCTTCTGTTACCCAACctttccctcctgccccccactcACCCAACTCTACTGCCCCGTCTCCTTCCAGGATTTGGGTCTTTCCTTCCTCTGGAGTATAAGCTACAGTCTCTGGCTATGGGAGACttatcttcctttcctccctggaCACCCCCACTCACCAAGTCAGCTAGTGGTGAGAGGTACATACTGATGGTGAAGACACTGCAGAAGAGGCCCAGCTGCTGAAGCCGGGTCTCAGTGTCGGGCACCAGGAGCCAAAAGTAGCCAAAACCCAGGACAAGGACCCCCAGCAGGGTTGCAGTCTGAAGGAGCACAGCATGCTGCAGAGGAGAGAGTAGCCTTAATTCTGGATGTACCAGGAGCCCTCTCTGACTCTGCTGCTGGAATTAATTCATCCTGCCCTCTCCCAAGCTCCAGTTGAGGAGCCAACCTTTTCCCAAGCCTCCAGTATTGCACTTGTTACATCCTCTTTCCCACCAGTGGCTTGAGCACATGTCTGATCCACGCACAACCCTGGAGGTTTCTAGGAGAGGGAAAGGTATCCTTTTTTGGTGAGCTTGCTACACAGAGTAGGAGCTTAATGCTTGTGTGAATGGGGAAGCAGAGCGGATCATCTCACTCTCAGCCACTGGCACTGACTTTGAAGGAACTATGGAGACAAGATCCCTTTCCACTCAGGTTGTTGGGCAGCAAGGCACCATCAGGCTAGGCAGAGCTACTAGCTTTGCCAGAATGGGGGACAATATGTGAGTCTCAGCAGGCTGGCTTCATGGCGGAAGGAGGACTGCAAGGCTGGAAGGGTCTTCCAGGAAAAGTTGGCAGTGCCAGCGTGTTATAGTCTTCTAGGAAACAGTGTTTGCCCTGCCAGCAAGGCAGGGCAGGGCATGCAGCAGAGGAAGGGGCTCTACCTTCCGATGGCAGTAGTGCAGATACACCAAGATATACAGGGTCTGAAGCACAGCACCCACGGCGTTGACGACGATTAGCGTCCAGTTTCCCTTCAGGGCCCCATAACTCAGCCAGCTCAGGTTGCtgcagggtggaggggagggacatTGGCTCGCGGGGTTGAGTGTGAGCGGGGGACCCGAGGGGCCTCGTCCACAttcctcctcacccctccccaaccTCCCTCAGACAGGCTTTCCCGCCGCAGGCATCGCCCCTCTCACTTGACGTCCGTGGTGAGAAAGGGCAGGAACTGGACACTGTCCACACTCCGGGTCATCCGCATGTGCTTGAGGTCCGAGCTGTAACGGGGACCcgaaggcaggagggagaggtggAAAGGGAGGACCAGGCTGCTGGGGCGTCGAAATCCCCGATGCCTGTCATCCTTTCTGGACAACTGCAGACCCCCGGCCCTACCCTCAGCACCCTGGCCTTCTCCCTCAGGTAAAGTGACCAGCCTTGCCCTTGTACCCCGGCCCTCTCGACCCGATTCCACTTTGACCCTAGGTTCCAGATGCAGCCTGGGGCTGCGGCCACGTCtctgtcccctctctctcctttcctgacTTCCTGgtcctgccccagcccagcccgtCCGCGCTCTCACAGGCCGGTGGAGAACATGCCGAGGGTGAAGAGCACGCAAGCTCCGGAAAGAAGCGAGTCGGCCAATCCGCCCGCCTCCATCCCTCCCCGAGTCGGATCCCGAGCTCGGCGCCTGCGGCCAGCTAGCAGGAACCGGAGCCCGCGACGCCGGAGCCCCGCCCCCTTGCGCCCCCGGCTCCGCCCCTGCGCGCTCGGCCATCCCCCCGGAAACTGAACCGGAACCCGGCCCACCCCTAGAACTTCAAGCCGGAGCTCAGGCCCCGCCCCTGCGAGGGCCTGTCCCGCCCCTGCGAGGGCCTGTCCCGCCCCTGCGAGGGCCTGTTTCGACCCCACCGGCCCGCTGTCGGCTCGCAGGGTTTCCTGTGTTCCCGTTGCTCTCGGTTTTCTGGCCGGTCTCCTTCCTAAGGCTCCGCGGATTTATCCCCGGCATCAGCCGCTCCACACTCTCTGCTTACTCCTTGGATCACCCAGACCCCCAGCCTCAACTCACTTTCCCACAGGCCGCTAGCCTACGTGGTAGAACTCAAAAGCTTGCTACCCGGACTTCAACACGCTTTCACGGAGGGCCGCAGCTCAGAACTTCAGTTGCCCAGGGATTGGGAGATTTTTCGCTCTTTGCTGAAGCCTCTTTCCGGTCTCTTCCCTAAGTAACAGGGACTGCCAGGAATCACCAAGTCTTTGTGTGATGCCCTCCCCCTTCAGCCACACTGCCGGCTTTCTGTGACTTGGCCAATCCACTGGACAAACGTATATCACCGACCCCCCTAGTCCAACCAACTTGCTGCCGGGAActttccctcccagcctcccacacATCTCTGCTGGTGGGGCTGTGGGCCGAGCCGCATGCCTCAGCTGGCAGGCGTTCCGAGCGGCTGCCCTGACTCACCCAAGAGCCTGAGTACCAGAACAGTACGCCAAAGCCCAGCGCTGAGAGGGTGCGAGTGGGGCGGAGGTTGGACAGGAGGAAATTCCAGAGTGGGGTGCAGCCTAGGACCCCACTGCTGTGGGGAGAGACTGCTGTGGGGAGCACTCCTATCCTGGACAACCCTCAGAGAAGGAAACACCCCACCCTTGTGGGCTGGTGAGGGGCATGTATTCTTttcagagagaggggaaaaaactcAAACCCAATTGCTACTGACATAGCACTGAGCCTAGCAGCAGCAGGGACTCAATGGTCATAAATTAGGATGGAAGGGCAGAAAAGCAcgtccaaaaaaacaaacacattgcTTTATTTTGAGACAAAGAACATTGTATAAAAAAACTCCAGTTGTAGAAATCAGCAGACACACATCTAGTTCATATACAGATTCTGTACTCGTGGGCCCTGCCCTTCAGGCTACAGTCAGTCTAGGCACAGACTCTGTGCACATGGGCACTGCCCTTACAGCTACACTCTAAGAACAGGTTGGCACAGCCCCCCTGCTGGCACAGCTCTGTGGAGTGATGCCCCAGGGTGGGAGAGGATGTAGTGCCTGGCTACAGTCCTCTCCGTGGCACCTCCACAGAGAACAGTCTCGGGGGAGATGCTGGGTCAGCCCAAGCATGTTGCCTCTCCTGTCCCTGGCTCCCAAGCAGGAAACTTGCTTTTCCTTCAGAGCCATCCTGGCTCTCTCTGGGAGGGACATCTTTGCCAAGCTCAGTGTCCATCCATGTAAGCCCAAGCCCCCTTCAGCTCGGCTCCCACAGTGCCCTTCTTAAGAGGCCATGTCCGCACAGCCCGTTTCTTTGGCTTAAGGGCAGGAATGAAGGGGAAAGGACTGTCCACTTCTTTGTCCATCCCTCTGAGGTGGAGGCGAGGATGGCACTGTCAGGCTTGCTGACCTCCTTTGGGTTGAAAGCTTTAATACTGACCCGTTTTGACGCTGCTGGGTGGCAGCTTGTGCACGTGGTAGGAGTGGTTCCCAGGACTAGGGCTTTGGGAGGGGCCCCAGGCAGGTGAGGGAGGCCCGCCCTGCCCCCTCAGCCTGGTTCCAGTTCTTACAGCGCATGCAGCATACACCTTCATAGGGTTTGCAGCAGCAGGAATGGCAGGAGCAGCACAGCCCAGGCGAGTGGGAAGAGGCGGGGGGCGGCACTGTGACCAATGCTATGTAGAACCTGCACCTCTGGGTCGTCTGCAAGGTAAGAGGGCAGAGGCCCCCAAGGTGAGCGGCCCCCCTATTGGCACTGGCCCTCAGCCCAGCGAGGTTTCCCCTGCCCCTGACTGGCAAAAGAGCCACCTCCTGTACCCAACCTCTTCAAGCAGACCCCCTTTTGTGCCCCAGGCCCAATTTGCTCCAGCCACCTACCTGCTGGAAGCCTCTTCTCCTGTGCATTGGCATGGGCCTGAGGACTGTGAGCTGAAGGATAAGGATGGTCTTAGGTCAGGTGCTCGGTACACCAAGGAGGCAGAGGGGTGGGAATGCTGGGTGGGCTGGGCAGTGGGACTTCCCAACCATCCCAGATCACTAGACCAGGCCCAGAATAGAGATGGAGCAAGGAGGCCCACAAGGCTGTGACACTCACTGATTTTGCCATTGACGTTCACCTTCAACCTCAAGCACTGGTCTTCCTGGTAGTGGATGGGTTTGGCTACAAAATAAATCCAGAGAGTGATAAGGAAGGAAacttttttggaagaaaatataagcGTAAATACCTCTGACCCTGCTTTCTCAGTCCCTACTCATTTTAATCCCTCTCTTCCCTCTAATCTTTGATTCTCACCTTCCTTAGTTTTTGCCCACTTTCTGCCCCAAGTTCAGTGCAAGCTCCCATTCTTGGGAATAACCCCTGACTTTGGAGGTGGTGGTAAAAAGAACATAGACACTGTCCCCTCCCTACAGCCCATCCTCCACTCCCCCCAACCTGAAGTTGGGGGCAACCTGCACAATATGTTCCCCTTACCCGGCCACTTTGTCCTCGTCCTGCCTAAGCCCCACTGACAGGGTGAGGCCTGGATTCATTCTGTACAAAGCTGATCTCACAACTTGTAAAATCCACCAGTGGCTCTCCACTGccctcaggataaagtccaaactccttagcacTTCTTAGGCCCCCAAGCTCTACCCTGTCTACTTCTCCAAGCTCCTATCTCCCCACTTCCAAGTGTCCCTCCTGTTCCAGTCAGTCTGAACCATATGAAGTTCCCTGAAGATGTCATGCTCTCTTTGCACACGTCCCCTTGTTTGGCCAGCTCCTCTGTCTGTCCTGAACTCTTGGGTCATCttccccaggaagccttctctgaggtgcgccccccaccccagactaGCAGGTACTCAAGTCATTTCCGCAGGGCCCCTGAGCTCATATCTACCATATCACCCTGTTCTAATGGTCTGTTAATCTATGTATGTCCCTTTCCAGGTTCCTGGAGGACAGGGActctgtaatgttttatttatctctgcGCCTATAGTGCCAAGCAGAGTGCCCAGGACACAGTAGAAGCTCACTCCACGTTTGTAATGGGAATGAACGAAAACAGACTTCAGGATTGGAAGGGGCCGTGTGCTGCTTGCCTTCCCACTAAGCATGTACTGAAGCATGTACATCATGCCAGGTGTGTCCCCCAGTGTATGCACCTGTGTGCATGCCTCCCGGGCACTCACAGATGTAGTAGTAGCTGTGTCCCTCTTTGAACTCCTTGCCCAGGGTAAAGGGTGTGAAGCGCTGGAACTTCTCAGACAGCTTCTCTGGGCCATGCCTGGCACTGGGCTGGTTGCACTGCCAGCGGACCTGGTCCTTGGATTGGGGTTGGCACAGTTGGTACTGCTCGCGCTCCACCAGGTACAGTGTGTACCGCTCCATGGCAGCGTCTGCCACAGACTCATCCTCATAATGAGGACAGATGATGTCCAGGTAGTCATTTAACTGCACGTGTACTGTGTAGTCCTCATTCCGAAACCTGGGCATGCGCAGAGGTAGAGAAAGCTGGTGGTCACTCAGAAGCCAGGCCAGAGCCTTGAGCTTCCAAATGTTTACATGACCCCTCACATTTCATACTGGACCACCGCCCCcaccaaagattttttaaaactctcaacTTCCAGTATTTAATTTACTGATCTTGAtctctttgttttttgggtttttttgcggtacgcgggcctctcactgttgtggcctctcccactgcggagcacaggctccggacgcgcaggctcagcggccatggctcacgggcccagccgctccgcggcatgtgggatcttcccggaccagggcacgaacccgtgtcccctgcatcggcaggcagactctcaaccactgcgccaccagggaagccctgttcttgaTCTCTTAAATATCTTTCCACCATCTCCAAACATTCCATCGTCTGCCACTAATCCTCTAAATAGCACCCACTTAGTATCTTTCAGGTATCAAGGCACTTCCCATAACCTCCCTGATATTTACCTAAGGATAGGCTTCTAAATATTTCCTCTGCTCACTCTTCTACCTATAAATATTTCCCCAACTCTATTCTACCACTTGCTCCTTTAACTGCTATTAGACCTCAATCTGAGAACCTACTGGCCCATTCTATAATCAAGACCCACATAACCCCTTCTCTTTCCCATGCTAGTACTCGGCGTCCAACAATCTGTCTTCACTTCTCTTACTCCTCTCATTTTTCCCCTTGACCCACTGAGTATGTCTCACATTGTTCAACTTCACTTTTCCCCCAACACCCAGGACATCCATGCCCACAGATAATGTCCAGTCCTTTTGAGTTAAATTGCTTTAATCAATTCATCCAGTGCCCTCAAATCTCCCCTTCTAGCTACTCAAATCTATGCTCAGCTCTCCTTGTCCACTTCTCTCAAAGCACCCCAAAACCTCTCTGTCCCTTTATCTCCAAAAGCCGTACTTTCACCTCTTGTGAAATGAGCTCCAGAAATGCTGGAGTTCTCAGATCTGAGaaggcctctcccctccctcttcccaagATGGagacagctcccctcccccagcccattcCCCCCAGGCTCCAAAGGCTCCAGCCGGACTGCCCACCGACCCCTCCCCCGCAGCTCTAGACACCTGGCTCCAGTCTAGGTGGGGTCCTAGTAGGGGAAAAAgtgcctccccacctccctctccaagCCGGTCAGCTTCTCTGAATTCCACCAACCACTGCCAGCTAGAGACTCAGCAGAGTTGGCTGCCAACTTGCTTCAAACCAAAGCCAGGGGCatgggtggtggggagaggggcaggggttaGGGCAAGAGGCCTCTGAGGTGGGCACCCACTGCCCAGTCAGCATGACCCTTAAGAGGCCTGGCTCTGCAGGAGCGTGCCAGTGCTCCAGCTAGGCTTACcaaggcccctcccccaccctggggaaaagagagagagagagagagagagagagagagagagggagggagggagggaggaggcgcaGAGAGAGgcttttaaaattcctctctggAGAGATAAACATAGAAGCCATTTCAGAACAGGTATTTCAGCTCTGGGTCTGGCGTCTTTCCTCCATTCCCATGACGGGCACTGACTCATTCTTCATCTACCTCTGCCACCCACCCCAGCATTCATGAGAACCTGTGAAAATTTCCCTTGTCAAATGTGGACAGcccccaggaccccaggatgGCCCAGTGCCCACTTGCTCTGGGCACTGTCCTCCAGGCAAAGGGAGCTGACAGATCTGAatgggtggggtacctgcccctCTAGCACCAAGGAGGCCAGGGTGCAGCTCACAGTGGCACTGCCCTTCTTCCCATGCTGCCCCCTGACTGGGGCCTGGAGATCCCAGGGCTGATGCCCACTGCCCTGAGTCACCCATGCCAGCCTAATACCCACCCAGCTCATTACCACCTCATCTTTGCCCTCAAGCTGGGCCTGGCTTAGCTGCTTGTGGCCTCCACTCTGGGCTGGCTTTCTCTTTAGTCCTGGGTAtgatagagtgtgtgtgtgtgtgtgtgtgtgtgtgtgtgtgtgtgtccagatgGACAGGGCAGAAGCTGTGCTTGGTGGGTGTGCCCATCACCCCCCTCCTGGGGGTACAATCTGCTCCACTTAGCACTCCTTTGACTCTTGCTCTCCATCTGGGAAAGGGGGGCAGCGGCGTCAGGGAAGGCGGGGAAGGGGGGGGCAAGGAAGAGGCTCCTTCCTGAAAGAGAGGAAACCTGGGAGCTTGGGAACGGAAAAGGCCAGGGTCCCCCCCTCCCTACTCCTGGcttcctgtcccctcctcctccttcagccAACACCTGGCACGGGCATAAACAGGGACTTTGCTCTCTCCCTCTAGGACAAGATTGGGTcaaagaagcaaagaacagaGAGCAAGgagtgaggtgggggagggctgaCTGCACTGCCCCGTCAGGCGGCCAATGGGCAAGAGGGCATTGCCCTCTGGGGTTGGCAGCTGGCTGTCTCCTCCCTGCCCAACACGCCACAGACGACAGACCCCCTACCAGGCAATGCTGCCACAGGGTCAAGAGGAAACTGGCACAATCTATTTCTCAAGGGGAGTGGGGGGTAGGTCTGCTAGGGCTGCCGGTGGCTGGGCTGAGTGAAGTGTTTTTCACCCCCGACCCCAAGGTGTCCAGCCCTCCTCTCCTGACTCCACCTTACCCCCCTCTCCTGTTTTCCTGCAAATATTGTTCCCATAACTTCAGAAAACtcaagaacaaagaacaaagggTCCGATGGAGCTTCTCCCTCCCAGTACCATTTGCCTCACAGCCCTAAACCTGCCCCGGAGAAATTAACTCCTTCCTGCCCAGAGCCCTTTGTAACCcttttaaccccttcctgtcctCTGGAACCTTTCCCACGACCTCGCTCTCCCCTTCTCTTCAGTTTTACTACCTGAACCTCAGATACCCTCAAGCCTACGCACACACAGCATATGCCTCATTCATGCCACCTCTAA
This sequence is a window from Globicephala melas chromosome 1, mGloMel1.2, whole genome shotgun sequence. Protein-coding genes within it:
- the SLC50A1 gene encoding sugar transporter SWEET1 isoform X3, which gives rise to MEAGGLADSLLSGACVLFTLGMFSTGLSDLKHMRMTRSVDSVQFLPFLTTDVNNLSWLSYGALKGNWTLIVVNAVGAVLQTLYILVYLHYCHRKAKVIRTKSTQRLSLSLTIATLLTSASWTFYGFRLKDPYIVVPNLPGILTSFIRFWLFWKYPQEQDRNYQLLQT
- the SLC50A1 gene encoding sugar transporter SWEET1 isoform X1, encoding MEAGGLADSLLSGACVLFTLGMFSTGLSDLKHMRMTRSVDSVQFLPFLTTDVNNLSWLSYGALKGNWTLIVVNAVGAVLQTLYILVYLHYCHRKHAVLLQTATLLGVLVLGFGYFWLLVPDTETRLQQLGLFCSVFTISMYLSPLADLAKVIRTKSTQRLSLSLTIATLLTSASWTFYGFRLKDPYIVVPNLPGILTSFIRFWLFWKYPQEQDRNYQLLQT
- the EFNA1 gene encoding ephrin-A1 isoform X2, whose translation is MEFLWAPLLGLCCSLAAADRHTVFWNSSNPKFRNEDYTVHVQLNDYLDIICPHYEDESVADAAMERYTLYLVEREQYQLCQPQSKDQVRWQCNQPSARHGPEKLSEKFQRFTPFTLGKEFKEGHSYYYISKPIHYQEDQCLRLKVNVNGKITHSPQAHANAQEKRLPADDPEVQVLHSIGHSAAPRLFPLAWAVLLLPFLLLQTL
- the EFNA1 gene encoding ephrin-A1 isoform X1, whose translation is MEFLWAPLLGLCCSLAAADRHTVFWNSSNPKFRNEDYTVHVQLNDYLDIICPHYEDESVADAAMERYTLYLVEREQYQLCQPQSKDQVRWQCNQPSARHGPEKLSEKFQRFTPFTLGKEFKEGHSYYYISKPIHYQEDQCLRLKVNVNGKISECHSLVGLLAPSLFWAWSSDLGWLGSPTAQPTQHSHPSASLVYRAPDLRPSLSFSSQSSGPCQCTGEEASSRRPRGAGST
- the SLC50A1 gene encoding sugar transporter SWEET1 isoform X2, encoding MRMTRSVDSVQFLPFLTTDVNNLSWLSYGALKGNWTLIVVNAVGAVLQTLYILVYLHYCHRKHAVLLQTATLLGVLVLGFGYFWLLVPDTETRLQQLGLFCSVFTISMYLSPLADLAKVIRTKSTQRLSLSLTIATLLTSASWTFYGFRLKDPYIVVPNLPGILTSFIRFWLFWKYPQEQDRNYQLLQT